One genomic segment of Aliarcobacter cibarius includes these proteins:
- a CDS encoding efflux RND transporter periplasmic adaptor subunit: protein MKKIQIMIILLTNILFADVYATYEVKALNEASLNVSTSGIVSKINTDVGNKVKKGEVLLSLNDSEEKANLEISKNEYKFLLTQYERYKKSAEVFDKNSLDKLESELKSAKDLITLNEAKLSKMKIIAPFSGVISEKNIEVGDMSSNTEKALLKLVSNEKKLLLAFDSKFAQDVKVGDEFCLNSKKDDYKNCVEIYKIYPTLNSDKKLNAEAYGVDLKIGNFGDGLIKGN, encoded by the coding sequence ATGAAAAAAATACAAATTATGATAATACTTCTAACAAATATTTTATTTGCTGATGTTTATGCAACTTATGAAGTAAAAGCATTAAATGAAGCCTCTTTAAATGTTTCTACATCTGGTATTGTTTCTAAAATAAATACAGATGTAGGAAACAAAGTAAAAAAAGGTGAAGTTTTACTTTCACTAAATGATTCAGAAGAAAAAGCGAATCTTGAAATATCAAAGAATGAATATAAATTTTTATTAACTCAATATGAAAGATATAAAAAAAGTGCAGAAGTTTTTGATAAAAATAGTTTAGATAAATTGGAATCAGAGTTAAAAAGTGCAAAAGATTTAATAACTTTAAATGAAGCAAAACTATCAAAAATGAAAATCATTGCTCCATTTTCTGGTGTAATTTCTGAAAAAAATATAGAAGTTGGTGATATGTCAAGTAATACTGAAAAAGCTTTATTAAAACTTGTTTCAAATGAAAAAAAACTTTTATTAGCATTTGATTCAAAATTCGCTCAAGATGTGAAAGTTGGAGATGAATTTTGTTTAAACTCAAAAAAAGATGATTATAAAAATTGTGTTGAAATTTACAAAATTTATCCTACATTAAATAGTGACAAAAAATTAAATGCAGAAGCTTATGGTGTAGATTTAAAAATTGGTAATTTTGGTGATGGATTAATAAAAGGAAACTAA